One uncultured Jannaschia sp. DNA segment encodes these proteins:
- a CDS encoding lytic transglycosylase domain-containing protein: protein MLRRVLGLCAALLMAVPATADPNLAVGLAHARAGDRDAALAAIDRIDDPALADVVLWYLIRDRNGTFAEAEAFVARNPDWPGLDLLQARVEAAIPATTAPDRILEFFDARPPRSSKGALMQAIALRAKGRAEEADIAAIEYWLSEPMTPASHAGFLELFSDALEPYHAARLDALAWSGDVSSADRMLPLVDGPENALARARIALRDDRDGVDALIEAVPENLRDHQGLAYERFRWRLDRGRRDEALELLFAYDESADTLGAPEAWSGHRQRLARGLMQDGRTEDGYRVAANHHLPDGHPDVAQLEWLAGYMALRFADDPAQAAAHFRTFDAHVASPISKGRAGYWLGRALEGAGDAEGAAAAYAAGAEYQTSFYGQLAAQRAGLPVDPDLAGTETFPPLAATSLPQSTVLRAALALDDLGERDLAERFMAHMAETLPRAEIGTLIDLVLERDEPHIALIIAKRAAQAGHELHAGYFPVTDLAGLPSPVAPELALAIARRESEFDPIVTSPAGARGLMQLMPGTAREMANLIGVEDYRQSDLTRDPLLNARLGTAYLGELEAEFGLSPVLVPAAYNAGPSRARRWSSEFGDPSDPSVDVIDWIEDVPFSETRNYIMRVSESLLPYHARLGGAPEEVRLLDWLKDGYGELVPEGLKATRGE, encoded by the coding sequence ATGTTGAGACGCGTTCTGGGCCTCTGCGCCGCCCTTCTGATGGCCGTTCCCGCCACGGCCGACCCCAATCTCGCCGTCGGTTTGGCCCATGCGCGCGCGGGTGACCGGGACGCGGCGCTGGCGGCCATCGACCGGATCGACGACCCGGCGCTCGCGGACGTGGTGCTCTGGTATCTCATCCGCGACCGGAACGGCACCTTCGCCGAGGCCGAGGCGTTCGTTGCGCGCAACCCCGACTGGCCGGGGCTGGACCTGTTGCAGGCGCGGGTCGAGGCGGCGATCCCGGCCACGACCGCACCCGACCGCATCCTCGAATTCTTCGACGCGCGCCCGCCGCGCAGCTCGAAGGGCGCGCTGATGCAGGCGATCGCGCTCCGGGCCAAGGGGCGGGCCGAGGAGGCCGATATCGCAGCCATCGAATACTGGCTGAGCGAGCCGATGACCCCGGCCAGCCATGCCGGCTTTCTCGAGCTCTTCTCGGACGCGCTCGAACCCTATCACGCCGCGCGGCTTGATGCGCTGGCCTGGTCTGGCGACGTCTCCAGCGCGGACCGCATGCTGCCGCTCGTGGACGGGCCCGAGAACGCGCTCGCCCGCGCCCGGATCGCGCTTCGCGACGACCGCGACGGGGTGGACGCCCTGATCGAGGCCGTCCCCGAGAATCTTCGCGACCACCAGGGCCTCGCCTACGAGCGGTTCCGCTGGCGCCTCGATCGGGGGCGCCGGGACGAGGCGCTGGAGCTTCTGTTCGCCTATGACGAGAGCGCCGATACGCTGGGCGCGCCGGAGGCCTGGAGCGGGCATCGCCAGCGACTGGCGCGTGGCCTAATGCAGGACGGACGCACCGAGGATGGCTACCGCGTGGCCGCGAACCACCACCTGCCCGATGGCCACCCGGACGTGGCCCAGCTCGAGTGGCTCGCGGGCTACATGGCTTTGCGCTTCGCGGACGATCCGGCGCAGGCCGCCGCACATTTCCGCACCTTCGACGCGCATGTCGCGTCGCCGATCTCGAAGGGGCGCGCGGGATATTGGCTGGGCCGCGCGCTGGAAGGCGCGGGCGATGCCGAGGGCGCGGCGGCGGCCTATGCGGCAGGGGCCGAGTACCAGACCAGCTTCTACGGACAGCTCGCCGCCCAGCGCGCGGGCCTTCCCGTTGATCCGGACCTCGCCGGAACCGAGACCTTCCCGCCGCTCGCCGCGACCTCGCTGCCCCAAAGCACTGTGCTGCGTGCGGCGCTGGCGCTGGACGATCTGGGCGAGCGGGACTTGGCCGAGCGGTTCATGGCGCATATGGCCGAGACCCTGCCCCGCGCCGAGATCGGCACGCTGATCGACCTCGTCCTCGAACGGGACGAGCCGCATATCGCGCTGATCATCGCCAAGCGCGCCGCGCAGGCCGGCCACGAGCTACATGCCGGCTACTTCCCCGTCACCGACCTCGCCGGGCTGCCCTCCCCCGTGGCCCCCGAGCTGGCACTGGCGATCGCGCGACGCGAATCCGAGTTCGACCCCATCGTCACGAGCCCGGCGGGCGCGCGCGGCCTGATGCAGCTGATGCCCGGCACGGCGCGGGAGATGGCGAACCTGATCGGCGTCGAGGATTACCGGCAGAGCGACCTGACCCGCGACCCGCTGCTGAACGCGCGGCTTGGTACGGCCTATCTGGGCGAGCTGGAGGCTGAGTTCGGCCTGTCGCCCGTGCTCGTGCCCGCGGCCTACAACGCGGGTCCCAGCCGTGCGCGGCGCTGGTCGTCGGAATTCGGCGACCCGTCCGACCCGTCGGTCGATGTGATCGACTGGATCGAGGACGTGCCCTTCTCGGAGACACGGAACTACATCATGCGCGTGTCCGAGAGCCTGTTGCCTTACCACGCGCGTCTCGGTGGCGCCCCCGAGGAGGTGC
- the dapA gene encoding 4-hydroxy-tetrahydrodipicolinate synthase: MLKGSMVALVTPLKGGSVDFEALDALVDWQIEEGTKALVPVGTTGESPTLSHDEHDAVVVAVVKRAAGRVPVIAGAGSNNTAESRRLVEHAKEAGADAALVVTPYYNKPTQAGLIAHFEAVAEVGLPILIYNIPGRSVVDMTPETMGKLAKNPNIIGVKDATGDLARVSQQRISCGRDFVQLSGEDATAHGFNAQGGVGAISVTCNVAPRLLSDMHEATEAGDYATALDIQDRLMPLHLAIFAEPGLVGAKTALSLLGRCDPEVRLPHVPSTEGARGRIADGLRHAGLLN, from the coding sequence ATGTTGAAGGGTTCGATGGTTGCCCTGGTGACGCCCCTGAAAGGCGGATCGGTGGATTTCGAGGCGCTCGACGCGCTGGTCGACTGGCAGATCGAGGAGGGCACCAAGGCGCTCGTCCCGGTCGGCACCACGGGCGAGAGCCCGACGCTCAGCCATGACGAACATGATGCCGTCGTCGTCGCCGTCGTCAAGCGCGCCGCGGGCCGCGTGCCCGTCATCGCGGGGGCCGGATCCAACAACACCGCCGAGAGCCGCCGGCTCGTCGAGCACGCCAAGGAGGCGGGTGCCGATGCGGCGCTCGTGGTCACGCCCTATTACAACAAGCCGACGCAAGCCGGTCTCATCGCCCATTTCGAGGCGGTGGCCGAGGTCGGGCTGCCGATCCTGATCTACAACATTCCCGGTCGCTCGGTCGTGGACATGACGCCCGAGACGATGGGAAAGCTGGCCAAGAACCCGAACATCATCGGTGTGAAGGATGCGACCGGCGACCTTGCGCGCGTCAGCCAGCAGCGGATCAGCTGCGGGCGCGATTTCGTCCAGCTTTCGGGCGAGGACGCGACCGCGCACGGGTTCAACGCCCAAGGCGGCGTCGGCGCCATCTCGGTCACCTGCAACGTCGCGCCGCGGCTTCTGTCGGACATGCACGAGGCGACCGAGGCGGGCGACTACGCCACCGCGCTCGACATTCAGGACCGCCTGATGCCGCTGCACCTCGCGATCTTCGCCGAGCCGGGTCTGGTGGGTGCCAAGACCGCGCTGTCGCTTCTCGGGCGCTGCGACCCGGAGGTCCGCCTGCCGCACGTCCCCTCGACCGAAGGCGCGCGCGGCCGGATCGCGGACGGTCTCCGCCACGCCGGATTGCTGAACTGA
- a CDS encoding MFS transporter, whose product MPRGLVPILSMANFVIGMGAFLVIGALTPIGQGLSLTPELAGWILTVYALAYVVLSPLLVALTGAFGRRRVMAAGLAVFALGAAASALAPSMGWLLAARVLAAAGAGMTTPVAAATAAALAPPEARGRVLAMVFLGLTLAQVAGVPFGSWIAYSFGWRVAFWIVAALSILAAAAIWVRVPAGLRFQPVRLADLGAVLADPKLMLAILFTATFLGAIYIPFTYVAPLLEETMGMGRNGVTIALVIAGLGAVAGNLAGGALADRLGPVRTLLILACAQVVLMPLLSALPVPILLLYLLIFTWNACGYGFNAAQQLRLVAKAGARAPVALSLHAASIYLGAAVGAAIGGWVIAGYGVRALGVAGGLTALLAIVHLVASHRLDRGAGRT is encoded by the coding sequence ATGCCACGGGGCCTCGTCCCCATCCTGTCGATGGCCAATTTCGTGATCGGGATGGGGGCGTTCCTCGTGATCGGGGCGCTCACGCCCATCGGGCAGGGCCTGTCGCTGACCCCCGAACTGGCGGGTTGGATCCTGACGGTCTACGCGCTGGCCTATGTCGTGCTCTCGCCGCTTCTCGTGGCGCTGACGGGCGCGTTCGGGCGACGGCGCGTGATGGCCGCGGGTCTTGCAGTCTTTGCGCTGGGGGCCGCGGCGTCCGCGCTGGCGCCGTCGATGGGCTGGCTTCTGGCGGCGCGCGTCCTCGCCGCCGCGGGAGCCGGGATGACCACGCCGGTCGCCGCTGCCACCGCCGCCGCACTCGCCCCGCCCGAGGCGCGGGGCCGCGTCCTCGCCATGGTGTTCCTCGGCTTGACGCTGGCACAGGTCGCGGGCGTCCCCTTCGGAAGCTGGATCGCCTACAGCTTCGGCTGGCGCGTGGCGTTTTGGATCGTGGCGGCGCTCTCGATCCTCGCCGCAGCGGCGATCTGGGTCCGCGTCCCCGCCGGCCTCAGGTTCCAGCCCGTGCGGCTTGCCGATCTCGGCGCGGTCCTGGCCGACCCCAAGCTGATGCTGGCGATCCTCTTCACCGCGACCTTCCTCGGCGCGATCTACATCCCCTTCACCTACGTCGCCCCGCTGCTGGAGGAGACGATGGGCATGGGCCGGAATGGGGTGACCATCGCGCTGGTGATCGCGGGGCTGGGGGCCGTGGCGGGCAACCTGGCCGGCGGGGCGCTGGCCGACCGGCTGGGCCCGGTCCGCACGCTTTTGATTCTCGCATGCGCGCAGGTCGTGTTGATGCCGCTTCTATCGGCGCTGCCCGTCCCGATCCTGCTTCTCTACCTGCTGATCTTCACCTGGAACGCCTGCGGCTACGGCTTCAACGCGGCCCAGCAACTTCGCCTCGTGGCCAAGGCGGGCGCCCGCGCGCCGGTCGCGCTCTCGCTCCATGCGGCATCGATCTATCTCGGGGCGGCGGTCGGGGCCGCGATCGGCGGCTGGGTCATCGCCGGCTACGGCGTCCGCGCGCTGGGCGTCGCGGGCGGGCTCACGGCGCTCCTGGCGATCGTCCACCTTGTCGCGTCGCACCGGCTGGACAGGGGCGCGGGCCGCACATAG
- the smpB gene encoding SsrA-binding protein SmpB, producing MAKNDDDKNYKVIAENRRARYDYAIEDDIECGIVLEGSEVKSLREGGANVAESYAAVEGSELWLVNAYIAPYAQAKTFGHEERRRRKLLVSKREMSKLWNATAREGYTLVPLVMYFNHRGMVKLKIGVGKGKKTEDKRAATAKRDWQRQKARLMKDHG from the coding sequence ATGGCCAAGAACGACGACGACAAGAACTACAAGGTGATCGCCGAGAACCGGCGGGCCCGGTACGATTACGCGATCGAGGACGATATCGAATGCGGCATCGTGCTCGAGGGCTCGGAGGTCAAATCCCTGCGCGAGGGCGGTGCCAACGTGGCCGAGAGCTATGCCGCCGTCGAGGGCAGCGAGCTCTGGCTCGTGAACGCCTATATCGCGCCCTACGCGCAAGCCAAGACCTTCGGCCACGAGGAGCGCCGCCGCCGCAAGCTCCTGGTCTCCAAGCGCGAGATGTCGAAGCTCTGGAACGCGACCGCGCGCGAGGGATACACGCTCGTCCCGCTGGTGATGTATTTCAACCATCGCGGCATGGTGAAGCTGAAGATCGGCGTCGGCAAAGGCAAGAAGACCGAGGACAAGCGCGCCGCGACCGCCAAGCGCGACTGGCAGCGGCAGAAGGCCCGGCTCATGAAGGACCACGGGTGA
- a CDS encoding MFS transporter, whose amino-acid sequence MSILSALRLSRAPVAAFMAVGLTWGCVAAMAPVLKARIGADDATFGLLLLGTAIGLSTTLYVAPRWDRRLGGLALPIGSVMLAAAALLPVGAVTVPLFFAALLVMGATSGLTDVVMNARVSEIEARTGRSLMNVNHAMFSVAYAASALLTGAMREAGWGPEVVFPVIAALILATVPFQRMEVAPVAEGDAGAGRLPTGLIAACAVIVLIAFMAEATVESWSALHIERTLGGGAAEGAFGPAMLGLTMAVGRFSGQAVSARMSEITVIRMATGLAVIGVLVAAAAPSPAIAYLGFGLLGLGISVIGPMGLALAGRLADPRQRTAVIARVAVIGFTGFFIAPALMGLASDAFGLRWAFALVAVVTAAAWPLSYSGRLAPTRP is encoded by the coding sequence ATGTCGATCCTCTCCGCCCTGCGCCTCAGCCGCGCGCCGGTCGCGGCCTTCATGGCGGTCGGCCTGACGTGGGGCTGCGTCGCGGCGATGGCGCCGGTGCTGAAGGCGCGCATCGGGGCGGATGACGCGACCTTCGGGCTCCTGCTGCTGGGCACTGCGATCGGGCTTTCGACGACGCTCTACGTAGCCCCCCGCTGGGACCGGCGGCTGGGCGGGCTGGCCCTGCCGATCGGGTCGGTGATGCTGGCCGCTGCGGCCCTTCTGCCCGTCGGCGCCGTGACCGTGCCGCTTTTCTTCGCCGCACTTCTTGTGATGGGCGCGACCAGCGGCCTGACCGACGTGGTGATGAACGCCCGCGTCTCCGAGATCGAGGCGCGGACGGGCCGCAGCCTGATGAACGTCAACCACGCGATGTTCTCGGTCGCCTATGCCGCCTCGGCGCTGCTGACCGGCGCGATGCGCGAGGCGGGGTGGGGCCCCGAGGTGGTCTTCCCCGTCATCGCCGCGCTCATCCTCGCGACGGTCCCGTTCCAGCGGATGGAAGTGGCGCCGGTCGCAGAGGGCGATGCCGGCGCGGGCCGCCTGCCCACCGGCCTCATCGCCGCCTGCGCGGTCATCGTCCTCATCGCCTTCATGGCCGAGGCCACGGTCGAAAGCTGGTCGGCGCTGCATATCGAACGCACGCTGGGCGGCGGCGCGGCCGAGGGCGCGTTCGGCCCGGCCATGCTGGGCCTGACGATGGCCGTCGGACGGTTCTCGGGACAGGCGGTCTCGGCACGAATGTCCGAGATCACCGTAATCCGCATGGCGACCGGCCTCGCCGTGATCGGCGTCCTTGTCGCGGCGGCGGCCCCGTCACCGGCCATCGCCTATCTCGGTTTTGGCCTTCTGGGTCTGGGAATTTCGGTGATCGGACCGATGGGCCTCGCGCTCGCGGGCCGTCTTGCCGACCCGCGCCAGCGCACCGCCGTGATCGCGCGGGTCGCGGTGATCGGCTTCACCGGCTTTTTCATCGCGCCCGCGCTGATGGGCCTCGCCTCCGACGCGTTCGGGCTCCGCTGGGCCTTTGCGCTCGTGGCCGTCGTGACCGCAGCCGCCTGGCCGCTCAGCTATTCCGGCCGGTTGGCTCCCACTCGCCCCTGA
- a CDS encoding alpha-hydroxy acid oxidase, translating into MSPVITTIDDLHTLYRRRVPKMFYDYCQSGSWTEQTFRENETDFDLIRLRQRVAVDMEGRSVATTMVGRDVSMPVALAPVGLTGMQHADGEILAARAAEDFGVPFCLSTMSICSIEDVARKTASPFWFQLYVMRDEDFVDNLIGRAEAAGCDVLVITLDLQILGQRHKDLKNGLSAPPKLTPASIANMATKVGWGLEMMQATRRTFGNIVGHAKGVGDTSSLSSWTAEQFDPRLDWDKIKMLRDKWKGKVVLKGILDPEDARLALDVGADAIIVSNHGGRQLDGALSSIRMLPEIVDAVGDKIEVWMDGGVRSGQDVLKAVALGARGVMIGRAYIYGLGAMGQKGVGHALEVIRKELDTTMALCGEKDIHDVGPHNLLIPKDFRGEWEPTGRNS; encoded by the coding sequence ATGTCGCCCGTCATCACCACCATCGACGACCTCCACACCCTTTACCGCCGCCGGGTCCCCAAGATGTTCTATGACTACTGTCAGTCCGGCAGCTGGACAGAGCAGACCTTCCGCGAGAACGAGACTGACTTCGACCTGATCCGGCTGCGTCAGCGCGTGGCCGTGGACATGGAGGGCCGGTCGGTCGCGACGACAATGGTGGGCCGCGACGTGTCGATGCCCGTGGCGCTCGCCCCCGTCGGGCTGACGGGGATGCAGCATGCGGATGGCGAAATCCTCGCGGCGCGCGCGGCCGAGGATTTCGGCGTGCCGTTCTGCCTGTCGACCATGTCGATCTGCTCGATCGAGGACGTCGCCCGCAAGACCGCGAGCCCGTTCTGGTTCCAGCTCTACGTGATGCGCGACGAGGACTTCGTCGACAACCTGATCGGCCGCGCCGAGGCCGCGGGCTGCGACGTGCTGGTGATCACGCTCGACCTCCAGATCCTCGGGCAGCGCCACAAGGACCTCAAGAACGGCCTCTCGGCCCCGCCCAAGCTGACGCCCGCCAGCATCGCGAACATGGCCACAAAGGTCGGCTGGGGCCTCGAGATGATGCAGGCCACGCGGCGGACCTTCGGCAATATCGTTGGGCACGCGAAGGGGGTCGGCGATACCTCGTCGCTGTCCTCCTGGACCGCCGAGCAGTTCGATCCCCGGCTCGACTGGGACAAGATCAAGATGCTGCGCGACAAGTGGAAGGGGAAGGTCGTCCTGAAAGGCATCCTCGACCCCGAAGACGCGCGGCTGGCGCTGGATGTGGGCGCGGACGCGATCATCGTATCGAACCATGGCGGACGGCAGCTCGACGGCGCACTCTCGTCGATCCGGATGCTGCCCGAGATCGTGGACGCGGTGGGCGACAAGATCGAGGTCTGGATGGATGGCGGCGTGCGGTCGGGTCAGGACGTGCTCAAGGCCGTGGCGCTGGGTGCGCGCGGCGTGATGATCGGGCGCGCCTATATCTACGGGCTTGGCGCGATGGGGCAGAAGGGCGTCGGCCATGCGCTGGAGGTTATCCGCAAGGAGCTGGATACCACGATGGCGCTCTGCGGCGAGAAGGACATTCACGATGTCGGCCCGCACAACCTGCTGATCCCGAAGGATTTCAGGGGCGAGTGGGAGCCAACCGGCCGGAATAGCTGA
- a CDS encoding twin-arginine translocation pathway signal protein produces the protein MPDLSRRKTLALIGGGTILAATGGLATFAATRTPHAALAPWDAAGTYADPRMRALSYALLAPNPHNRQPWEAELTGTDGIAIWRDPARDLPVTDPHARQLTIGMGCFLELCRMAAAEEGYATDTVLFPEGEDGPVARLTLTEGGTPDPLFAHVMARRSHKEAFDPRPVGPEASVLAEHADLHLVGETRDAIRTIAHDAWMAEVSTPAALKESIDLLRIGRAEIEANPDGIDLGGPMMEGLARVGLLTREAAMDLDNPGTRANVEATAAAILGAPGMVVQTTATNTRADQIEVGRRWLRLNLAATGAGLALRPVSQALQEYPEMAAHFDAIHAIAAPDGGTVQMLGLLGYAEPTPRTPRWPLDTRMRA, from the coding sequence ATGCCCGACCTGTCCCGCCGCAAGACCCTCGCCCTGATCGGGGGCGGCACGATCCTCGCCGCGACCGGCGGCCTCGCCACCTTCGCCGCCACCCGAACGCCGCATGCCGCACTCGCGCCTTGGGACGCGGCCGGGACCTACGCCGATCCGCGGATGCGGGCGCTGAGCTATGCGCTGCTGGCGCCCAACCCGCATAATCGCCAACCGTGGGAAGCCGAACTGACGGGGACGGATGGCATCGCGATCTGGCGCGACCCGGCGCGCGACCTGCCGGTCACCGACCCCCATGCCCGCCAGCTGACCATCGGCATGGGCTGCTTTCTCGAACTCTGCCGCATGGCCGCCGCCGAGGAGGGCTACGCGACCGACACCGTGCTCTTCCCCGAGGGCGAGGACGGGCCGGTCGCCCGGCTCACCCTGACCGAAGGCGGCACGCCTGACCCCCTCTTTGCCCACGTCATGGCGCGCCGCTCGCACAAGGAGGCGTTCGACCCCCGGCCCGTCGGCCCCGAAGCCTCGGTCCTCGCCGAACATGCGGACCTCCATCTCGTCGGCGAAACGCGCGACGCGATTCGCACCATCGCCCATGATGCCTGGATGGCCGAGGTCTCGACCCCCGCCGCCCTGAAGGAGAGCATCGACCTGCTGCGCATCGGGCGGGCCGAGATCGAGGCCAATCCCGACGGCATCGACCTCGGTGGCCCCATGATGGAAGGGCTCGCCCGCGTGGGCCTCCTGACGCGCGAGGCGGCGATGGATCTCGACAACCCCGGCACCCGTGCCAATGTCGAGGCCACGGCCGCGGCGATCCTCGGTGCGCCGGGCATGGTCGTGCAGACCACCGCAACCAACACGCGCGCCGACCAGATCGAGGTCGGGCGCCGCTGGCTGCGCCTCAACCTCGCGGCAACCGGGGCCGGTCTGGCCCTCCGGCCCGTGAGCCAGGCGCTGCAGGAATATCCCGAGATGGCCGCGCATTTCGACGCCATTCACGCGATCGCCGCCCCCGACGGCGGCACGGTTCAAATGCTGGGTCTGCTGGGCTATGCCGAGCCTACGCCGCGCACGCCGCGCTGGCCGCTGGACACCCGCATGAGGGCCTGA
- a CDS encoding MarR family winged helix-turn-helix transcriptional regulator, protein MDEPPTETDDPRRVFAIFNEIGIIAQLSRALFEARLPDGVLLPHFTLVNHLVRVRDGQTPLAMARAFQLPKTTVSHMVSVAVRHGWVELRPNPDDGRSKRVWLTDAGRAFRDKAIADLMPELTEVGAALKPQAQENLLRHLTGLRIFLDAQRDPPNGSDG, encoded by the coding sequence ATGGACGAGCCGCCGACCGAGACTGACGACCCGCGACGCGTGTTCGCGATCTTCAACGAGATCGGCATCATCGCGCAACTCAGCCGGGCCCTGTTCGAGGCCCGGCTGCCTGACGGCGTCCTGCTGCCGCATTTCACGCTGGTCAATCACCTCGTCCGGGTGCGGGACGGACAGACGCCGCTGGCCATGGCGCGGGCGTTCCAGCTTCCGAAGACGACGGTGTCGCACATGGTCTCGGTCGCCGTCCGACACGGCTGGGTCGAGCTGCGTCCGAACCCCGATGACGGCCGCTCCAAGCGCGTCTGGCTGACCGATGCGGGCCGCGCCTTTCGCGACAAGGCCATCGCCGACCTGATGCCCGAGTTGACCGAGGTCGGTGCCGCGCTGAAGCCGCAGGCGCAGGAGAACCTGCTGCGCCACCTGACAGGCCTGCGCATCTTCCTCGACGCTCAGCGCGATCCACCGAACGGGTCCGACGGGTAG
- the truA gene encoding tRNA pseudouridine(38-40) synthase TruA yields the protein MPRYALRVEYDGRPFAGWQRQDGPASVQQTLEEALRALEPDMESIAAAGRTDAGVHATGQIAHTDLARDWEPFRLSEAVNWHLKPAPVAVTACARVADDWHARFDAVERRYTFRIIARRAPLTLDAGQAWRVIGPLDPEAMQAGAAHLLGQHDFTTFRASICQAKSPVKTLDEITVEARPYPGGQDIRLHLRARSFLHNQVRSIAGTLERVGAGAWTPARVAEALAARDRATCGPVAPPDGLVLTGVRYPSDPFGGSR from the coding sequence ATGCCCCGCTATGCCCTCCGCGTCGAATATGATGGCCGCCCGTTTGCCGGGTGGCAGCGCCAGGACGGCCCGGCTTCGGTCCAGCAGACGCTGGAGGAGGCGCTAAGGGCGCTTGAGCCGGACATGGAATCGATCGCGGCTGCGGGCCGGACCGATGCAGGTGTCCACGCGACGGGACAGATCGCCCATACGGACCTGGCGCGCGACTGGGAGCCGTTTCGTCTGTCGGAAGCCGTCAACTGGCACCTGAAGCCCGCGCCGGTCGCGGTGACCGCCTGTGCGCGGGTCGCGGACGACTGGCACGCGCGCTTCGATGCGGTCGAGCGGCGCTATACCTTCCGCATCATCGCCCGCCGCGCACCGCTGACCCTCGACGCGGGCCAAGCCTGGCGGGTGATCGGGCCGCTCGACCCCGAGGCGATGCAGGCCGGGGCGGCGCATTTGCTGGGCCAGCACGACTTCACGACGTTCCGGGCATCGATCTGCCAGGCTAAGTCGCCGGTCAAGACGCTGGACGAGATCACGGTCGAGGCGCGCCCCTATCCGGGCGGGCAGGACATTCGGCTGCATCTGAGGGCGCGGTCGTTCCTGCACAACCAGGTCCGGTCGATCGCGGGCACGCTGGAGCGGGTCGGCGCCGGGGCCTGGACGCCCGCGCGGGTGGCCGAGGCGCTGGCGGCGCGGGACCGCGCGACCTGCGGGCCGGTGGCGCCGCCGGACGGGCTGGTCCTGACGGGCGTGCGCTACCCGTCGGACCCGTTCGGTGGATCGCGCTGA
- a CDS encoding YcjX family protein, whose translation MVIGRLADAVTRGVGDMAASVTDVFDPTIRLGVTGLSRAGKTVFITSLVANLIDRGRMPGFAAGARIETAFLQPQPDDTVPRFDYEAHLADLTARDPRWPDGTRAVSELRLSLKVRPAGLLSGMRGVRTVHLDIVDYPGEWLLDLGLMEKSYDDWSARALARLSEWGATDYATTMEAADGTAKLDEPVAQSLARAYTAALQAARAAGAYDLTPGRFLLPGELEGSPVLTFAPLPPGEAPRGSLRREMERRFEAYKRQVVEPFFRDHFARLDRQIVLLDVLGAIRRGPRAVEEMRAAMADLLAAFKPGALGWLMQLLGARRVDRVLFAATKADHLHHAQHAKLTAILEAMVREARSRADFAGAQTRAMSMAALRATVEEVREHNGTTLQVVRGRLLQPDGTAGRSAALYPGALPDDPAHLLTPARAGAEAWLDGEYDLMDFAPAPLTLRPGEGPPHIRLDRAAEFLLGDRL comes from the coding sequence ATGGTGATCGGACGGCTGGCGGATGCGGTGACGCGCGGCGTGGGGGACATGGCGGCCTCGGTCACGGACGTGTTCGATCCGACGATCCGGCTGGGCGTCACGGGGCTCAGCCGCGCGGGCAAGACCGTCTTCATCACTTCGCTGGTGGCCAACCTGATCGACCGGGGCCGGATGCCCGGTTTCGCCGCCGGTGCGCGGATCGAGACGGCGTTCCTCCAGCCGCAGCCCGACGACACCGTGCCGCGCTTCGATTACGAGGCGCATCTCGCCGACCTGACCGCGCGCGACCCCCGCTGGCCCGACGGCACGCGCGCCGTCTCCGAACTGCGCCTCTCGCTCAAGGTACGGCCCGCGGGGCTCCTGTCGGGGATGCGCGGCGTGCGGACCGTGCATCTCGATATCGTGGATTATCCCGGCGAATGGCTCCTCGATCTCGGCCTGATGGAGAAATCCTACGACGACTGGTCCGCCCGTGCGCTGGCCCGGCTGTCGGAATGGGGCGCTACGGATTACGCAACCACAATGGAGGCGGCCGATGGCACCGCCAAGCTCGACGAGCCAGTCGCCCAGTCGCTCGCCCGCGCCTACACCGCCGCGCTGCAGGCGGCGCGCGCCGCCGGGGCCTATGACCTTACGCCGGGGCGGTTCCTTCTGCCGGGCGAACTCGAAGGTTCGCCCGTGCTGACCTTCGCGCCGCTGCCGCCGGGCGAGGCGCCCCGTGGCTCGCTCCGCCGCGAGATGGAGCGCCGCTTCGAGGCCTACAAGCGGCAGGTCGTCGAGCCCTTCTTCCGCGATCATTTCGCCCGGCTCGACCGGCAGATCGTGCTGCTCGACGTCCTCGGCGCGATCCGTCGCGGCCCCCGCGCGGTCGAGGAGATGCGCGCCGCGATGGCGGACCTGCTTGCGGCGTTCAAGCCCGGCGCGCTGGGCTGGCTGATGCAGCTGCTGGGCGCGCGGCGCGTCGACCGCGTGCTCTTCGCTGCGACCAAGGCCGACCACCTGCACCACGCGCAGCACGCCAAGCTGACCGCCATCCTCGAGGCGATGGTACGCGAAGCCCGGTCGCGCGCCGATTTCGCCGGGGCGCAGACCCGCGCGATGTCGATGGCCGCGCTGCGCGCCACCGTCGAGGAGGTGCGCGAGCATAACGGCACGACGCTTCAGGTCGTGCGCGGACGTCTTCTTCAGCCCGACGGGACCGCCGGCCGGTCCGCCGCGCTCTATCCCGGTGCGTTGCCCGACGATCCCGCGCATCTGCTGACGCCCGCGCGCGCCGGGGCGGAGGCCTGGCTCGACGGCGAGTACGATCTGATGGATTTCGCACCCGCGCCCCTGACGCTGCGGCCGGGCGAAGGGCCGCCCCATATCCGGCTGGACCGCGCAGCGGAATTCCTGTTGGGCGACCGGCTCTGA